A stretch of Pseudoclavibacter chungangensis DNA encodes these proteins:
- a CDS encoding ABC transporter permease, with translation MSTATRHDTIRPSAGPRTPHPGTGALTASRVFVGRSMRHSMRDGEGLFIAVLLPVMLMLLFTIVFGGEIDPGGNFVGYVDFVVPGIIVLCSGFGASSVAVSVNRDVTGGAMRRFRSLPIPAATCLVGHVAASVVRNLLATAIVVGVALILGFRPTAAPLEYLAAGALVFAWVIAITVVFAAIGLLASSPEAANGYGFIILFLPYLSPAFVPLDSLPGWLQPFAAAQPVSPLIEAVRALLFGTDPGLAPWFALAWCLGIVVVGGALIVWRFPRG, from the coding sequence ATGAGCACCGCGACACGACACGACACGATTCGGCCGAGCGCCGGTCCCCGGACACCGCACCCCGGCACCGGCGCGCTCACCGCGAGCCGCGTGTTCGTGGGGAGGAGTATGCGACACAGCATGCGCGACGGTGAGGGTCTGTTCATCGCGGTGCTGCTGCCGGTCATGCTCATGCTGCTGTTCACCATCGTCTTCGGTGGCGAGATCGATCCCGGCGGGAACTTCGTCGGCTACGTCGACTTCGTCGTCCCCGGCATCATCGTGCTCTGCTCGGGATTCGGCGCCTCGTCCGTCGCCGTCTCCGTGAACCGCGACGTGACGGGTGGCGCGATGCGCCGATTCCGAAGCCTCCCGATTCCCGCGGCGACATGTCTCGTCGGACACGTCGCCGCGAGCGTGGTGCGCAACCTTCTCGCCACCGCGATCGTCGTGGGAGTCGCACTGATTCTCGGATTCCGACCGACGGCGGCGCCGCTCGAGTACCTCGCTGCCGGCGCGCTCGTGTTCGCGTGGGTGATCGCCATCACGGTGGTGTTCGCCGCGATCGGGCTGCTCGCATCGAGCCCCGAAGCAGCGAACGGGTACGGCTTCATCATCCTCTTCCTGCCGTATCTCTCGCCCGCGTTCGTCCCACTCGACTCGTTGCCCGGGTGGTTGCAGCCGTTCGCCGCCGCGCAGCCCGTGAGCCCGCTCATCGAAGCCGTCCGCGCACTGCTCTTCGGCACCGATCCCGGCCTCGCGCCGTGGTTCGCGCTGGCCTGGTGCCTCGGCATCGTCGTGGTCGGCGGGGCGCTCATCGTCTGGCGATTCCCGCGGGGCTGA
- a CDS encoding LysR family transcriptional regulator: protein MTQSLDLNLLVALDVLLEEQSVQGAARRLHLSDPAMSRTLGRIRTALGDPVLVRAGRHMVPTPRALAVRAEVSAVVERARAVFSSGVDLDLRAARRTFTIVANDLLAALHGAALMERIAGEAPGIRLRFLSETLPDAPLLRQGTADLEVGDIDTTDPEVHVEELFADRMLGVVRAGHPLLTGKITPRRFAEGGRHLIVSRRGRLCGPIDEALADLGLARDTVASVGTYPSSLFVVRDSDLIGLVGRSSRSLAEALGLVVFEIPLPLPTIRVGLAWHPRHDADPVHDWLRRCVREVVRPGEQ, encoded by the coding sequence ATGACGCAATCGCTTGATCTGAACCTCCTCGTCGCCCTCGACGTGCTGCTGGAGGAGCAGAGCGTGCAGGGCGCCGCGCGACGACTGCACCTCTCGGACCCGGCGATGAGCCGCACGCTGGGGCGCATCCGTACGGCACTCGGTGACCCGGTGCTCGTCCGCGCCGGACGCCACATGGTGCCGACACCACGCGCACTCGCCGTGCGAGCCGAGGTGAGCGCCGTCGTCGAGCGAGCACGGGCCGTGTTCTCGTCCGGCGTCGACCTCGACCTGCGGGCCGCCCGTCGCACCTTCACGATCGTCGCGAACGACCTGCTCGCGGCACTGCACGGTGCCGCGCTCATGGAACGCATCGCCGGTGAGGCTCCGGGAATCCGCCTGCGGTTCCTGTCCGAGACGCTGCCCGATGCCCCGCTCCTGAGGCAGGGGACCGCCGACCTCGAGGTCGGCGACATCGACACCACCGACCCGGAGGTGCACGTCGAGGAGCTGTTCGCGGACCGCATGCTGGGCGTCGTCCGCGCGGGACATCCGCTTCTGACGGGGAAGATCACGCCGCGGCGCTTCGCCGAGGGCGGGCGTCACCTCATCGTCTCGCGTCGGGGGCGGCTTTGCGGGCCGATCGACGAGGCGCTCGCCGACCTCGGGCTCGCTCGTGACACGGTGGCGAGCGTCGGAACCTACCCGTCCTCGCTCTTCGTCGTTCGAGATTCGGATCTCATCGGATTGGTGGGGCGTTCGTCACGATCGCTCGCCGAGGCGCTCGGGCTCGTCGTGTTCGAGATCCCACTGCCGCTGCCGACGATCCGCGTGGGCCTCGCGTGGCACCCACGACACGACGCCGACCCCGTCCACGACTGGCTGCGTCGCTGCGTTCGAGAGGTCGTGCGCCCTGGTGAGCAATGA
- a CDS encoding HNH endonuclease signature motif containing protein — protein sequence MLAFIHEATLASAREEFPGSDDAVVTAMRERTAELALATSRSEPVVSRELGESLMLRDAFPDTEGMLRDGHLSLAHVRVILAEGRRLPDDDARKAYERAVVHGASRETPARLRARARRAAQTLMRESLDERHKIAREQRGVRVVHEDDGMSRLEAHIPTLLGAAMLDRLTEQAKALTGPDEPRTHDQIRADLLCELVLTSDPADGCGSPHGAAGGINARVAITVPVLSLLDGGDDPALLDGVVPVPVEQARELASRAPSFLRVLTDPITGVARESDTRFPTTAQREFLRVRDGHCRFPGCTRPARRCDIDHTIAVTDGGTSSLGNMAHLCRRHHTFKHATRWRVEQQEPGRLVWFSPNGDRYSDRPVPIGPRFRPSWAYHHDDEHDHPPDEDGHPPDGGNHPARPAGLVRALDTSEHSIAPTIRPVTERPRTSMEAEFEFDPELETSPCPESVDARPSAHGRLGTYRPRRSRARTDAGADGGNDPPPF from the coding sequence TTGCTCGCGTTCATTCACGAAGCCACCCTCGCCAGTGCTCGGGAGGAGTTTCCCGGGAGCGATGATGCGGTGGTGACGGCGATGCGTGAGCGCACCGCCGAGCTCGCGCTGGCGACCAGCCGGTCAGAGCCGGTCGTGTCGCGTGAGCTCGGCGAGAGCCTCATGCTTCGCGACGCGTTCCCCGACACGGAAGGAATGCTCCGGGACGGGCACCTCTCGCTCGCGCACGTGCGCGTGATCCTCGCGGAAGGACGACGCCTCCCCGACGACGACGCCCGCAAAGCGTACGAACGTGCCGTGGTGCACGGGGCCTCGCGGGAGACGCCCGCCAGGTTGCGGGCTCGCGCGAGGCGCGCAGCGCAGACGCTCATGCGGGAGAGCCTCGACGAGCGGCACAAGATCGCGCGCGAACAGCGCGGGGTGCGGGTCGTGCACGAGGACGACGGCATGAGCCGACTCGAAGCACACATCCCCACCCTCCTCGGCGCGGCAATGCTCGACCGCCTCACCGAACAGGCCAAAGCCCTCACCGGGCCGGACGAACCCCGCACCCACGATCAGATCCGCGCCGACCTGCTGTGCGAACTCGTCCTCACCAGCGACCCCGCGGACGGGTGCGGGTCACCGCACGGCGCGGCCGGCGGCATCAACGCGCGCGTCGCGATCACCGTCCCGGTGCTCTCGCTCCTCGATGGCGGCGACGACCCCGCACTGCTCGACGGGGTGGTGCCGGTTCCGGTGGAGCAGGCGCGGGAACTCGCCTCTCGTGCGCCCTCGTTCCTGCGCGTGCTGACCGACCCGATCACGGGCGTCGCTCGCGAGAGCGACACCCGCTTCCCGACCACGGCACAGCGCGAGTTCCTGCGCGTGCGGGACGGGCACTGCCGCTTCCCCGGCTGCACCCGCCCCGCCAGGCGGTGCGATATCGACCACACCATCGCGGTCACCGACGGCGGCACGTCCTCGCTGGGGAACATGGCGCACCTGTGCCGCCGACACCACACGTTCAAGCACGCCACCCGCTGGCGAGTCGAACAGCAGGAGCCGGGGCGGTTGGTGTGGTTCTCGCCGAACGGCGACCGGTACAGCGACCGACCCGTTCCCATCGGGCCGAGGTTCCGACCTTCCTGGGCATACCACCACGACGACGAACACGACCACCCGCCAGACGAAGACGGCCACCCGCCAGACGGAGGCAACCACCCGGCACGGCCTGCGGGGCTCGTTCGCGCGCTCGACACCTCCGAACACTCGATCGCGCCCACCATTCGACCGGTCACCGAACGGCCACGCACGAGCATGGAAGCGGAGTTCGAGTTCGACCCCGAGCTCGAGACCTCTCCCTGCCCGGAATCCGTGGACGCGCGTCCGAGTGCTCACGGCCGACTCGGCACCTACAGGCCACGGCGGAGTCGGGCGAGAACTGATGCCGGAGCCGACGGCGGGAACGATCCACCACCTTTCTGA
- a CDS encoding MFS transporter: MNRPVLLTLCACVLVAQSVVAAINLLIPQLAASTIHPSSTEILWTVDAYVIVFASLLIPAGALGDRYGRKGALLGGLALFAIGAAISALAGDAGVLIAGRAVSGAGAALLTPATLSIIMQLATPERRTGALAAWTLALGLGGAVGNLGGGLIGEYLDWRWLFGVLIVLAVLLVVTVALVVPRTERSQGVRPDLLGTLLVTGGLFAILYGIIEGQPYGWTSARIIGAFTLGALLFVLFAFHALRSKAPLLDVRIFRSARLDAACLGTAAGFFGLFALFFVNSQFLQGVLGFGPALAGIAILPLPAGMAISQRLATRWAAYPRAVIGGGLTLIGLGLLGASTIGADTPYWVYACWILVISMDTGLSMPALTIGVVTSLPPHQSGLGSGLSTTARELGAALGVAITATVLAGHTQLVDGLGPALRTIAVVVLASMVLVVAGYGRTRGEQPDSVADRAPASRT; the protein is encoded by the coding sequence ATGAACCGTCCCGTGCTGCTCACTCTGTGCGCCTGCGTGCTCGTCGCGCAGAGCGTCGTCGCCGCCATCAACCTGTTGATCCCGCAATTGGCGGCATCGACCATCCATCCGTCGTCGACCGAGATCCTGTGGACGGTCGATGCGTACGTCATCGTCTTCGCGAGCCTGCTCATCCCGGCCGGTGCGCTCGGTGACCGGTACGGTCGCAAGGGGGCGCTGTTGGGCGGGCTCGCCCTGTTCGCGATCGGTGCGGCGATCAGTGCGCTCGCCGGTGACGCCGGGGTACTCATCGCGGGTCGCGCGGTGTCCGGCGCGGGCGCCGCCCTCCTGACGCCGGCCACGCTGTCGATCATCATGCAGCTCGCGACGCCGGAGCGGCGCACCGGCGCCCTCGCCGCGTGGACGCTCGCGCTGGGGCTGGGCGGTGCCGTGGGGAATCTCGGCGGTGGGCTGATCGGGGAGTACCTCGACTGGCGCTGGTTGTTCGGCGTCCTGATCGTTCTCGCGGTGCTCTTGGTCGTGACGGTCGCCCTCGTGGTCCCCCGCACCGAGCGCTCCCAGGGCGTGCGGCCGGATCTGCTCGGAACGCTGCTCGTCACGGGCGGACTGTTCGCGATCCTGTACGGCATCATCGAGGGCCAGCCCTACGGCTGGACGTCGGCCCGGATCATCGGCGCGTTCACGCTCGGAGCGCTGCTGTTCGTCCTCTTCGCGTTCCACGCGCTCCGTTCGAAGGCGCCGCTGCTCGATGTGCGGATCTTCCGTTCGGCACGGCTGGACGCCGCCTGTCTCGGGACGGCGGCGGGCTTCTTCGGCCTGTTCGCACTGTTCTTCGTCAACTCGCAGTTCCTGCAGGGCGTCCTCGGGTTCGGGCCCGCCCTGGCCGGTATCGCGATCCTGCCGCTCCCGGCGGGGATGGCCATCTCGCAACGGCTGGCGACGCGGTGGGCGGCGTACCCGCGTGCGGTGATCGGCGGCGGCCTGACGCTCATCGGGCTCGGCCTGCTCGGTGCATCCACGATCGGCGCCGACACCCCCTACTGGGTGTACGCGTGCTGGATCCTCGTCATCTCGATGGACACGGGGCTGTCGATGCCGGCGCTGACGATCGGTGTGGTCACCTCGCTCCCGCCGCATCAATCGGGGCTCGGTTCGGGGCTCAGCACCACGGCTCGCGAGCTCGGTGCAGCGCTCGGCGTGGCGATCACGGCTACGGTCCTCGCCGGCCACACGCAACTCGTCGATGGCCTGGGGCCCGCGTTGCGCACGATCGCGGTCGTCGTGCTCGCCTCGATGGTCCTCGTGGTCGCGGGCTACGGGCGCACGCGGGGCGAGCAGCCCGATTCTGTCGCCGACCGTGCGCCGGCCTCGCGCACGTAA
- a CDS encoding amino-acid N-acetyltransferase, which yields MPSVTIRPATTADVVAIHGLIRRLVEGGVLLRKDLVVLYEAVQEFRVAEDENGVIVGCGALHVLWADLGEVRTIATADEVRGQGVGHLLLERLIADSRRLGLERLFCLTFETHFFGRHGFVAIEEEIVDRETYEQMMLSPDEGVAEFLDLAHVKPNTLGNTRMLLDLRTLPVEHAAG from the coding sequence ATGCCCTCCGTGACCATCCGCCCGGCGACCACCGCTGACGTCGTCGCCATCCACGGGCTCATCCGCCGCCTCGTCGAGGGCGGTGTCCTCCTCCGCAAGGACCTCGTCGTCCTGTACGAGGCCGTCCAGGAGTTCCGGGTGGCGGAGGACGAGAACGGGGTCATCGTCGGGTGCGGAGCGCTCCACGTGCTGTGGGCCGACCTCGGCGAGGTGCGCACGATCGCGACGGCCGACGAGGTGCGGGGACAGGGCGTCGGTCACCTCCTCCTCGAGCGGCTCATCGCCGACTCCCGCCGCCTCGGGCTCGAGCGCCTGTTCTGCCTGACGTTCGAGACCCACTTCTTCGGCCGCCACGGGTTCGTGGCGATCGAGGAGGAGATCGTCGACCGCGAGACCTACGAGCAGATGATGCTCTCGCCCGACGAGGGTGTCGCGGAGTTCCTCGACCTCGCGCACGTGAAGCCGAATACGCTCGGCAACACGCGCATGCTGCTCGATCTGCGGACGCTCCCCGTCGAGCACGCCGCGGGCTGA
- a CDS encoding bifunctional metallophosphatase/5'-nucleotidase produces the protein MKPFTRVALTSVGAAVAGSALAISSLAAPAFATVESPNIIEPTPGSTQINIVGFNDFHGRILDGERFAATLLQAQQGFGEDGSLVISNGDAVGASIFESQILEDQPAIDILNQVGVDSFTQGNHEFDRGLDDAAGRLQNATNGPDLAANVTKADGSKPFDEYALFTINGVTVAVVGAVTQETPSLVSPDGIAGLTFGDPVAAVNDVAARLSDGNPDNGEAQVIIASYHEGGPSSNVPIETNLANETFRHLTEDTSADVDAIYNAHTHQTYAYDAPIGDTTRPVIQAGSYGANIGQVVLTVDAAGKVTASASSVVPTLAATAIPEALKNDPRIVEIRRIVEDAKARADVLGQEVIGTQTGDITRAKQYEPGSLTVDPATGVTSGGTVTNQDDRANASSLGDMVAQSMVESVNGTGRFEADLSIMNPGGLRADLIDDDGKVTYKEAATVLPFANNLSVATVSGATLKQVLEQQWQTNPDGTVPSRAYLQLGLSDAFTYTFDSSRAAGDRITGMYLNDLPIDPAAEYHVALPTFLAAGGDNFRALTEATSVQDTGLIDLDAFVDWVKAESATESRDVDAPTGLVPDTRRNGIEIGGYPFDAPVACGDSVTLSLSGFDLASLGYIQNSTVRASTGVVDNTGTESIVTLGEAPVLVDAPNKAELTLTIPEDFATDTFDVLVDAAPSGSYAIIQVLVTCDTGSVPPTTNAPEPTTSTPATTPPVADDGSLANTGADANALVGGLVAAIVALLLGGTVIIVRRLRMRGE, from the coding sequence GTGAAGCCGTTCACTCGAGTCGCACTGACGTCGGTGGGAGCCGCAGTCGCCGGCTCCGCACTCGCCATCTCGTCCCTCGCCGCACCCGCGTTCGCCACCGTCGAATCGCCCAACATCATCGAGCCGACGCCCGGTTCCACGCAGATCAACATCGTCGGATTCAACGACTTCCACGGCCGCATCCTCGACGGCGAGCGCTTCGCGGCGACGCTGCTGCAGGCGCAGCAGGGCTTCGGTGAGGACGGCAGCCTCGTCATCTCGAACGGTGACGCGGTCGGCGCCTCGATCTTCGAGTCGCAGATCCTGGAGGACCAGCCGGCGATCGACATCCTCAACCAGGTGGGTGTCGACTCGTTCACGCAGGGCAACCACGAGTTCGACCGCGGTCTCGACGATGCGGCCGGTCGCCTGCAGAACGCGACGAACGGTCCCGACCTCGCGGCGAACGTCACGAAGGCGGACGGCAGCAAGCCGTTCGACGAGTACGCGCTGTTCACCATCAACGGTGTGACGGTCGCCGTCGTCGGCGCCGTGACGCAGGAGACGCCCTCGCTCGTCTCGCCCGACGGCATCGCGGGCCTGACGTTCGGCGACCCGGTCGCAGCCGTCAACGACGTGGCGGCTCGCCTGTCGGACGGCAACCCCGACAACGGTGAGGCGCAGGTCATCATCGCGTCGTACCACGAGGGCGGCCCGTCCTCGAACGTGCCGATCGAGACGAACCTCGCGAACGAGACGTTCCGGCACCTGACCGAGGACACGAGCGCCGACGTCGACGCGATCTACAACGCGCACACGCACCAGACGTACGCGTACGACGCGCCCATCGGTGACACGACGCGCCCCGTGATCCAGGCCGGCTCCTACGGGGCCAACATCGGCCAGGTCGTGCTCACGGTCGACGCCGCCGGCAAGGTGACGGCATCGGCGAGCTCGGTCGTGCCGACGCTCGCGGCGACCGCGATCCCGGAGGCGCTCAAGAACGATCCTCGCATCGTCGAGATCCGTCGCATCGTCGAGGACGCGAAGGCCCGGGCGGACGTGCTCGGCCAGGAGGTCATCGGCACGCAGACGGGTGACATCACTCGCGCCAAGCAGTACGAGCCCGGTTCGCTCACGGTCGACCCGGCGACGGGCGTCACGTCGGGTGGCACGGTCACGAACCAGGACGACCGAGCGAACGCGAGCTCGCTCGGCGACATGGTCGCGCAGTCGATGGTCGAGTCCGTCAACGGCACGGGCCGCTTCGAGGCCGACCTGTCGATCATGAACCCGGGCGGCCTGCGCGCCGACCTGATCGACGACGACGGCAAGGTCACCTACAAGGAGGCCGCGACGGTCCTGCCGTTCGCGAACAACCTCTCGGTCGCGACCGTCTCGGGCGCCACGCTCAAGCAGGTTCTCGAGCAGCAGTGGCAGACGAACCCGGACGGCACGGTTCCGTCGCGTGCGTACCTGCAGCTCGGCCTCTCGGACGCGTTCACCTACACGTTCGACTCGTCGCGTGCCGCGGGCGACCGCATCACGGGCATGTACCTGAACGACCTGCCGATCGACCCGGCCGCCGAGTACCACGTCGCACTGCCGACCTTCCTCGCGGCGGGCGGCGACAACTTCCGCGCGCTGACCGAGGCGACGAGCGTCCAGGACACGGGCCTCATCGACCTCGACGCGTTCGTCGACTGGGTGAAGGCCGAGTCGGCCACGGAGTCGCGTGACGTCGACGCGCCCACGGGGCTCGTGCCCGACACGCGTCGCAACGGCATCGAGATCGGTGGCTACCCGTTCGACGCGCCCGTCGCGTGCGGCGACTCGGTCACGCTGTCGCTCAGCGGCTTCGACCTCGCGTCGCTCGGGTACATCCAGAACTCGACGGTCAGGGCCTCCACGGGTGTCGTCGACAACACCGGCACCGAGTCGATCGTGACGCTCGGCGAGGCGCCCGTCCTCGTGGACGCGCCGAACAAGGCCGAGCTGACGCTCACGATCCCGGAGGACTTCGCGACCGACACGTTCGACGTGCTCGTCGACGCGGCTCCGTCGGGCTCGTACGCGATTATCCAGGTCCTCGTCACGTGCGACACCGGTTCGGTGCCGCCCACGACGAACGCGCCGGAGCCGACGACGTCGACGCCCGCGACCACGCCGCCCGTCGCGGACGACGGTTCGCTCGCGAACACCGGCGCGGACGCGAACGCGCTCGTCGGTGGCCTCGTCGCCGCGATCGTCGCGCTCCTGCTCGGTGGAACGGTGATCATCGTCCGCCGCCTGCGGATGCGCGGTGAGTAG
- a CDS encoding ExeM/NucH family extracellular endonuclease, protein MSRSTPLVLAAAAAFALAGGTLAAPLAAQASTAGDDVVINEVYAAGGSSGAPFTHKFVELYNPTAADIDVSGWSVQYRSATGEGNPSGVGALNGVVPAGGHYLVQLGSNGSTGAALPTPDAVTSLNPSATSGTILLVRGATALNPGTGDVRGADGVVDLVGYGTSNTFETAPAAGLGGTGDQRSTQRTDGLDTDDNSVDFTRAAPSPEGTGGGATTPTSTTTPTTTPSVPADVTVIRDIQGTGDASPLVGQTVTTEGVVTAVYASGGLDGFNIQEPGAVDPTSHTASTGLFVYAPSLVAGVKVGDSVRVSGPVSEYYGSTQITATTVAATAAPLAAVEPTSVAWPETDAEREVWEGMLVTPAGDVTVADNFSLNGYGEIGLTTGGPLVNPTEVGAPGSAEAEAQVAYNNAHSVLLDDGQTTNYLRIVDGRIPNGSIPLPYLTLETPVTVGAPVTFTKPVVVHYSRENFRFQPQVPLTGENPTDSPATFGDVRTAAPEDVGGDITLGTFNVLNFFTELGTDYCTASQNYQDRDGEPVTANGCLPRGAWDSADFERQKAKIVAAITALDADIVSLEEIENSSRFGKDRDTALAALVAALNEAAGSEEWAFVPSPAAVPASGDDVIRTAFIYKPATVALDGDSTILDDPAFANARAPLSQGFIDRASGEPFIVIVNHFKSKGGSGTGDNEDRDDAVGPASAVGGWNGDRTRQAQALAAFAQAEQTARGNDRVFLVGDFNSYAKETPITTLTDAGFHNLGELTAGEYSYLFEGRVGSLDHVLASPGAVEFVTGADIWTINAYESVALEYSRYNYNVTPLYAPDAYRSSDHNPKVVGLGFAPEPTGEPEPTGEPTPTGEPTPTDGTPAPTSTSVTPPTDSTPGAGPGATTPGEASPGGLASTGGEFDALWVWIVGVVLVAGGAATLALRRRDA, encoded by the coding sequence ATGTCCCGCTCCACGCCACTCGTCCTCGCCGCCGCCGCGGCATTCGCGCTCGCGGGGGGCACGCTCGCCGCGCCGCTCGCGGCCCAGGCCTCGACGGCAGGTGACGACGTCGTCATCAACGAGGTCTACGCCGCCGGCGGTTCGTCGGGCGCCCCCTTCACCCACAAGTTCGTCGAGCTCTACAACCCGACGGCCGCCGACATCGACGTGTCCGGCTGGAGCGTGCAGTACCGCTCGGCCACCGGAGAGGGCAACCCGTCGGGCGTCGGCGCACTGAACGGGGTCGTCCCCGCGGGCGGTCACTACCTCGTGCAGCTCGGCTCGAACGGCTCGACGGGTGCGGCGCTGCCCACGCCCGACGCGGTCACCTCGCTCAACCCGTCCGCGACGAGCGGCACGATCCTCCTCGTGCGCGGCGCGACCGCGCTCAACCCGGGCACGGGCGACGTGCGCGGTGCCGACGGCGTCGTCGACCTCGTGGGATACGGCACGAGCAACACCTTCGAGACGGCCCCGGCCGCGGGGCTCGGCGGCACGGGCGACCAGCGCTCGACCCAGCGCACCGACGGGCTCGACACGGACGACAACTCGGTCGACTTCACGCGCGCGGCCCCCTCGCCCGAGGGAACGGGCGGCGGCGCCACGACGCCGACGAGCACCACCACACCGACGACGACTCCGAGCGTTCCCGCCGACGTCACCGTGATCCGCGACATCCAGGGCACGGGCGACGCGTCACCCCTCGTCGGGCAGACCGTCACGACCGAGGGCGTCGTGACGGCCGTGTACGCGAGCGGTGGGCTCGACGGCTTCAACATCCAGGAGCCCGGCGCGGTCGACCCGACGTCGCACACGGCCTCGACCGGCCTGTTCGTCTACGCGCCCTCGCTCGTCGCGGGTGTGAAGGTCGGCGACAGCGTCCGAGTGTCCGGGCCCGTGAGCGAGTACTACGGTTCGACGCAGATCACGGCGACGACGGTGGCCGCCACGGCCGCGCCGCTCGCCGCGGTCGAGCCGACGTCGGTCGCGTGGCCCGAGACGGACGCCGAACGCGAGGTGTGGGAGGGCATGCTCGTCACGCCCGCCGGTGACGTGACGGTCGCCGACAACTTCAGCCTCAACGGCTACGGCGAGATCGGGCTCACGACCGGTGGGCCGCTCGTGAACCCGACCGAGGTCGGCGCCCCCGGCAGTGCAGAGGCCGAGGCGCAGGTCGCGTACAACAACGCCCACTCGGTGCTGCTCGACGACGGACAGACCACGAACTACCTCCGCATCGTCGACGGGCGCATCCCGAACGGCAGCATCCCGCTGCCCTACCTCACGCTCGAGACGCCCGTCACCGTGGGCGCTCCCGTCACGTTCACGAAGCCGGTCGTCGTGCACTACTCGCGCGAGAACTTCCGCTTCCAGCCGCAGGTGCCGCTCACGGGCGAGAACCCGACGGACTCGCCCGCGACGTTCGGTGACGTGCGGACGGCGGCGCCCGAGGACGTCGGCGGCGACATCACGCTCGGCACGTTCAACGTGCTGAACTTCTTCACCGAGCTCGGCACCGACTACTGCACCGCGTCGCAGAACTACCAGGACCGCGATGGCGAGCCCGTCACGGCGAACGGCTGCCTCCCGCGCGGTGCATGGGACTCGGCCGACTTCGAGCGGCAGAAGGCGAAGATCGTCGCCGCGATCACGGCCCTCGATGCCGACATCGTCTCGCTCGAGGAGATCGAGAACTCGAGCAGGTTCGGGAAGGACCGCGACACGGCACTCGCGGCCCTCGTCGCGGCACTCAACGAGGCCGCCGGCTCCGAGGAGTGGGCGTTCGTCCCGTCACCCGCCGCCGTCCCGGCGAGCGGTGACGACGTCATCCGTACGGCGTTCATCTACAAGCCCGCCACGGTCGCCCTCGACGGGGACTCGACGATTCTCGACGACCCCGCGTTCGCGAACGCCCGGGCGCCGCTCTCGCAGGGCTTCATCGACCGGGCGAGCGGTGAGCCGTTCATCGTGATCGTGAACCACTTCAAGTCGAAGGGCGGCTCGGGGACGGGCGACAACGAGGACCGCGACGACGCCGTCGGCCCCGCGTCGGCCGTGGGCGGCTGGAACGGCGACCGCACGCGCCAGGCACAGGCGCTCGCGGCCTTCGCGCAGGCAGAGCAGACGGCGCGGGGCAACGACCGCGTCTTCCTCGTGGGCGACTTCAACTCGTACGCGAAGGAGACGCCGATCACGACGCTCACTGACGCCGGCTTCCACAACCTCGGTGAGCTGACGGCCGGTGAGTACTCCTACCTCTTCGAGGGGCGTGTCGGGTCGCTCGACCACGTGCTCGCGAGCCCCGGTGCGGTCGAGTTCGTGACCGGTGCCGACATCTGGACGATCAACGCCTACGAGTCGGTCGCGCTGGAGTACTCGCGCTACAACTACAACGTGACGCCGCTGTACGCGCCCGACGCCTACCGGTCCTCCGACCACAACCCGAAGGTCGTCGGTCTCGGTTTCGCGCCCGAGCCGACGGGTGAGCCCGAGCCGACGGGTGAGCCCACGCCGACGGGTGAGCCGACGCCGACGGACGGCACGCCCGCGCCGACGAGCACGTCGGTGACCCCGCCGACCGACTCGACGCCGGGTGCAGGCCCGGGCGCCACGACGCCGGGTGAGGCGTCGCCCGGCGGGCTCGCCTCGACGGGTGGCGAATTCGACGCCCTGTGGGTGTGGATCGTGGGCGTCGTTCTCGTCGCCGGTGGGGCGGCGACGCTCGCGCTGCGACGTCGGGACGCGTAA